A region from the Chloroflexota bacterium genome encodes:
- a CDS encoding NUDIX domain-containing protein, whose translation MNPLPRLIYHMNRLLWRITKPPTVGVRLILVQDKAVLLVKHTYQRQWYLPGGGVKKGETVEEATRREAAEELGAELGILRLVGVYTNFYEHKNDHIVVLSCADFVLKGKTNREIACFAFFPLDDLPNDVSPGTLRRIQEYVGGTDTPALGLW comes from the coding sequence ATGAATCCGTTGCCGCGGTTGATCTACCACATGAACAGGCTCCTCTGGCGCATTACAAAGCCCCCCACCGTGGGAGTAAGGCTGATTTTGGTGCAAGATAAGGCTGTGTTGCTGGTGAAGCACACGTATCAGCGCCAATGGTATTTGCCCGGTGGTGGGGTCAAGAAAGGCGAAACGGTAGAAGAGGCGACAAGACGCGAAGCCGCGGAAGAACTCGGCGCTGAACTGGGCATTTTACGCTTGGTTGGCGTGTACACGAACTTTTACGAGCACAAGAATGACCACATCGTCGTGCTTTCTTGCGCTGATTTTGTCCTCAAAGGCAAGACAAACCGCGAGATAGCGTGCTTCGCCTTCTTCCCACTGGATGACTTGCCGAACGATGTATCCCCTGGTACTCTGCGTAGAATACAAGAGTACGTGGGTGGCACCGACACACCAGCCCTTGGATTATGGTAA
- a CDS encoding nucleotidyltransferase domain-containing protein encodes MRRDEILRILARFQDLRRDEFGIVRIGVFGSVSGDEMLDTSDVDVVVEIARPDLLTLVAIKQELEELLHLPVDVVRYREQMNPLLKRRIKQGAIYV; translated from the coding sequence ATGAGAAGAGACGAGATCTTGCGTATCTTGGCGAGGTTTCAGGATTTAAGGCGGGATGAATTCGGCATTGTGCGCATCGGTGTGTTTGGCTCTGTGTCCGGGGATGAGATGTTGGATACCAGCGATGTGGATGTTGTGGTGGAAATTGCTCGGCCAGATTTGCTGACCCTGGTTGCCATTAAGCAGGAACTAGAGGAACTACTGCACCTACCAGTGGATGTGGTGCGGTACCGGGAGCAAATGAATCCTCTCCTCAAGAGACGAATCAAACAGGGAGCAATCTATGTATGA
- a CDS encoding DEAD/DEAH box helicase family protein, with protein sequence MKLLPAYSIPRQRRPSLAEFVPRIREAVDGWREQGYPGVTDTTRRLLTFWFFEDHQVNKRWFGYYFCQREAIETLIYLYEVAKAHRFIDLMQQFGRRPLVYDPSTDRYPRYVFKMATGSGKTRVMSLAVVWSYFNALFEPHLRLPKTFLIIAPNVIVFERLKGDFEDGKIFRQGPLIPPEWMSDWQMTVILRDDPTPSTTRGTLYLTNVQRLYERGEEPPDTPVEALLGPKPKKETLTSEEFLDRIVSHGELMIMNDEGHHLHVDDMVWNQRIIAMHERLQAVGSALTAQLDFTATPRTQKGRLFPEIVVDYPVMQAIEDGIVKRPILGEIGGDVEIPSAKASVRWRQRIDAGVAKWKEFWDELDKSGHKPVLFIMTEDTKSADDIAADLESRYPHLFGGKVLNIHTNRTGEILETKANLKLIERLRKAAREVDSKDNPYRAIVSVLMLREGWDVRNVVVIVPLRPYTAKANILPEQTLGRGLRLMGGAGSGWDEKVIVIEHEAFRDFWDKELAEEGLEIERRRLEDVTKDVVTILVDKSKLQFDLEIPQLSPALTRSATRLSDLTIEMLPARVLPKPVKGRMPEEVVHYVGRDMLTKIVLEEQDLKIPFPDRPDSVIAYFTDRVLHYAHLRQAGRFAEVAPLVERYLTERFFSEPVDLSDPAVIKRLSEPDARTYVIQAFVDAINRLTIEPVTVRIAQPARKVSSTPAFPWSRKTYPGFKTVFNLVACDVDYEAEFAAFLDRAEDVAAYAKNVEAMHFFIEYISSQGGMRYYYPDFIVRTTDGDMFLVETKGIEDIEVPIKDDRARKWCHDVADLTGQPWYYVKIPWRIFQETTATTFDGLYRHALASCV encoded by the coding sequence ATGAAATTGCTACCAGCATACTCCATACCCAGACAGCGGCGGCCAAGCCTGGCTGAGTTCGTGCCCAGGATTAGGGAGGCGGTGGATGGCTGGCGGGAGCAAGGCTACCCAGGGGTTACAGATACCACGCGCAGATTGCTCACCTTCTGGTTCTTCGAGGACCATCAGGTGAACAAGAGATGGTTTGGCTACTACTTCTGCCAACGTGAGGCCATCGAGACCCTGATTTACCTCTACGAGGTGGCCAAAGCTCATAGATTCATTGACCTCATGCAGCAATTTGGGCGGCGGCCTCTGGTCTATGACCCCTCTACCGATCGCTACCCTCGTTACGTTTTCAAGATGGCTACCGGTTCAGGAAAGACCAGGGTCATGAGCCTGGCAGTGGTGTGGTCCTACTTCAACGCCCTATTCGAACCCCATTTGCGACTGCCCAAGACCTTCTTGATCATCGCTCCCAACGTCATCGTCTTTGAGCGGTTGAAGGGAGATTTTGAAGATGGCAAGATATTCCGCCAGGGCCCGCTGATACCGCCAGAGTGGATGAGCGATTGGCAAATGACGGTTATCCTGCGCGATGATCCCACGCCCTCCACCACGCGAGGCACACTGTACCTGACTAATGTCCAGCGGCTCTACGAGCGAGGCGAGGAGCCACCTGATACGCCGGTCGAGGCACTCCTGGGGCCAAAGCCCAAAAAGGAAACCCTGACCAGCGAGGAATTCCTAGACCGCATAGTGAGCCACGGCGAACTGATGATCATGAACGATGAAGGCCACCACCTGCACGTGGACGATATGGTGTGGAATCAACGCATCATCGCCATGCATGAGAGGTTACAAGCGGTTGGCAGCGCATTGACTGCCCAGTTGGATTTCACCGCCACGCCACGAACGCAGAAGGGAAGACTCTTCCCCGAGATCGTTGTTGACTACCCAGTCATGCAGGCGATTGAGGATGGGATTGTAAAGCGTCCCATACTTGGGGAAATAGGTGGCGATGTAGAGATACCCAGTGCCAAGGCATCAGTGCGGTGGCGTCAGCGAATTGACGCGGGGGTGGCAAAGTGGAAAGAATTTTGGGATGAACTTGACAAAAGCGGCCACAAGCCGGTGCTGTTCATCATGACCGAGGATACCAAGTCCGCTGATGATATAGCGGCAGACCTGGAGTCCCGATACCCACACTTGTTCGGCGGCAAAGTATTGAACATCCACACCAACAGAACAGGTGAGATACTGGAGACCAAGGCCAATCTGAAATTGATCGAACGACTGCGCAAGGCGGCGCGAGAGGTGGACAGCAAGGACAATCCCTACCGAGCCATCGTCTCCGTGCTCATGCTGCGGGAGGGCTGGGACGTGAGGAATGTGGTCGTCATCGTTCCCCTGCGACCCTACACGGCCAAGGCCAATATCCTACCAGAACAGACGCTGGGACGGGGCTTGCGGCTAATGGGAGGCGCGGGATCAGGCTGGGATGAGAAGGTAATCGTCATCGAGCATGAGGCATTTCGCGACTTCTGGGACAAGGAGTTGGCTGAGGAAGGTCTGGAGATCGAGAGGCGGCGGCTTGAGGATGTAACCAAGGACGTAGTTACCATCCTGGTAGATAAATCGAAACTGCAGTTCGACCTGGAGATACCGCAGCTTTCGCCTGCACTCACGCGCTCTGCCACGCGGCTTTCGGACCTGACGATAGAAATGCTTCCAGCCAGGGTGCTTCCCAAACCTGTGAAAGGCAGGATGCCAGAAGAGGTAGTACATTATGTCGGACGCGATATGTTGACTAAGATAGTGCTGGAGGAGCAGGATCTCAAGATACCTTTCCCCGACCGTCCGGACAGCGTCATCGCCTACTTCACAGACCGCGTCTTGCACTACGCCCATCTGCGACAGGCAGGGCGTTTCGCTGAGGTAGCTCCTCTAGTAGAACGATACCTGACCGAGCGCTTTTTCAGTGAGCCTGTTGACCTCTCTGATCCTGCGGTCATCAAGCGGCTCAGTGAGCCTGACGCGCGAACGTACGTCATCCAGGCTTTTGTTGATGCCATCAATCGCCTCACGATAGAGCCCGTCACCGTGCGCATCGCTCAACCGGCACGGAAAGTGTCCTCAACGCCGGCCTTCCCTTGGAGTCGCAAGACCTACCCTGGTTTCAAAACGGTCTTTAACCTGGTGGCTTGTGACGTGGACTATGAAGCTGAGTTTGCCGCTTTTCTGGATCGAGCCGAAGATGTGGCCGCATACGCCAAGAACGTGGAAGCCATGCATTTTTTCATTGAGTACATTTCGTCGCAAGGTGGCATGAGATACTACTATCCAGACTTTATTGTCCGGACCACCGACGGTGACATGTTTCTAGTGGAAACGAAGGGCATAGAGGACATCGAGGTGCCCATCAAGGATGATCGCGCCCGCAAGTGGTGCCACGACGTAGCAGATCTCACGGGACAACCCTGGTACTATGTGAAGATACCCTGGAGAATCTTTCAGGAAACCACAGCCACCACATTCGATGGACTGTACCGGCACGCGCTCGCATCTTGTGTCTGA
- a CDS encoding DUF86 domain-containing protein, which translates to MMSRMRDVLTHHYFDLDAEVVYSVCTHHIGVLEQTIEVMLADLVKG; encoded by the coding sequence ATGATGTCGAGGATGCGAGATGTGTTGACCCATCACTATTTTGATCTCGATGCAGAAGTTGTGTATTCGGTTTGCACACATCACATTGGAGTACTGGAGCAGACCATTGAGGTTATGCTCGCAGATTTGGTAAAGGGCTGA
- a CDS encoding oligosaccharide flippase family protein: MNKYGNRASDKATSISGLESDYARTTALGTFQLSAAEVLGLVLGFGISVILTRRLGPALYGLYSVAVTVVLWIELGIHYMFHQATIKFLAEASDWQKTASALVQAGLLVGLAAAALLAMSAPILAAWLKAQELVLYLRLLALDIPLYALASGHKSTLIGRSAFAKGALPGIWYWSARLLLVIMFTGLGLSAPGALLAIVGSSAVQFIVTRFFIRPALLKRASFPLRPILGYALPLFLHGTSLRVLTRLDLLLVQGLGGTAAVAGYYGAAQNLAIVTLGTLASSLSSPLLSTVTKLRQAGQEDAAREMTAQALRLLLCLLPFAALVAGASTEIVQLAYGDFFSPAAPLLSWLIFGGVALLILSVCSALLVAAGKPGVTLILTSPLLPLAVAGHCLLIPRYGSIGAAAVTTVVLGLAALGGVLGACRFWEVHPPLGSAVRSSAISVLAYIVAAFWSTPGFLLVGKLLVIGAAILLAFLLLGGFSAREFALLRSLFTSPRQ, encoded by the coding sequence TTGAACAAATACGGAAATCGGGCAAGTGACAAAGCCACGAGCATATCAGGGCTCGAGAGCGACTATGCGCGTACCACTGCCTTAGGAACCTTTCAGCTCAGCGCAGCCGAGGTTCTGGGGCTGGTACTAGGTTTTGGTATTTCCGTCATCCTCACCCGCCGGCTCGGGCCCGCGTTGTATGGGCTGTACAGCGTAGCCGTGACAGTGGTCTTGTGGATCGAGCTTGGCATCCACTACATGTTTCACCAAGCCACGATCAAATTCCTGGCCGAGGCCTCGGATTGGCAGAAAACCGCCTCGGCTTTGGTTCAGGCCGGGCTACTCGTTGGACTTGCGGCTGCTGCGCTTTTGGCTATGAGCGCACCTATTTTAGCAGCGTGGCTCAAGGCTCAGGAACTGGTCCTTTACCTGCGCCTCCTGGCGCTGGATATCCCGTTGTATGCCCTGGCCAGTGGGCACAAATCAACGCTCATAGGACGCAGTGCCTTTGCGAAGGGAGCATTGCCGGGGATCTGGTATTGGTCGGCGCGGTTGCTGCTGGTCATCATGTTCACTGGACTTGGGCTATCTGCGCCAGGAGCGCTCTTGGCCATTGTGGGTAGTTCAGCGGTACAATTTATTGTGACACGCTTTTTCATCCGTCCGGCACTGCTGAAGCGTGCATCTTTCCCCCTACGCCCCATTTTGGGCTATGCCTTGCCCTTGTTCCTGCATGGCACTAGCCTGCGTGTGCTCACTCGCCTGGACCTGCTGCTCGTGCAGGGTCTGGGTGGAACAGCAGCGGTAGCGGGCTATTATGGAGCGGCGCAGAACTTGGCTATCGTCACCTTGGGTACCCTTGCCTCCTCCCTGTCCTCACCGCTGCTGTCAACCGTCACCAAACTGAGACAGGCGGGGCAAGAGGATGCTGCGCGGGAGATGACCGCGCAGGCGTTGCGTCTTTTGCTCTGTCTGCTGCCCTTCGCCGCCTTGGTGGCTGGGGCTTCCACTGAGATCGTGCAGTTGGCATACGGGGATTTTTTCTCCCCTGCTGCTCCGCTGCTATCGTGGCTCATCTTTGGCGGAGTGGCGCTGCTCATCCTTTCAGTATGCAGTGCCTTGCTTGTCGCAGCAGGCAAGCCAGGGGTTACCCTGATACTGACCAGCCCGCTTCTGCCACTGGCAGTGGCTGGGCACTGCCTGCTAATTCCACGCTATGGAAGCATTGGCGCGGCAGCGGTAACCACCGTAGTCCTCGGATTGGCTGCACTGGGGGGCGTGCTCGGCGCATGCCGTTTTTGGGAGGTTCATCCCCCATTGGGCAGTGCGGTGCGCAGCAGCGCTATCTCCGTGTTAGCCTACATCGTGGCTGCCTTTTGGTCCACACCCGGCTTCCTACTGGTGGGGAAGTTGCTAGTGATTGGCGCGGCCATCTTGCTGGCCTTTCTGCTCCTGGGAGGGTTTAGCGCAAGAGAATTCGCCCTGCTGCGCTCCCTGTTTACTTCCCCTCGGCAATGA
- a CDS encoding DUF559 domain-containing protein, whose translation MTNTKGVENEVMRTGLYWPGKRTEVERIALPFQVVETVNVSRATREEAPLFAAIQGDEAEGWRNKLIWGDNKYIMASLLDQGFTGKINLIYIDPPFATGADFSVNIRVGDEEWTKEASVIEEKAYRDTWGKGLDSYLQMMYDRLVLMRELLAEDGSIWVHLGWHVGHYVKAILDEIFGYHNFRNEIVVKRIRKNVRERERVKSLNYGHDVLYFYSKTEAHSLLPPMVGAKRPERWHSFEAAGVRTGMDYELFGFKPNPGNHWRWTKERAEQAIREGCLRPNPRTGKPEYLVEASEEELVDTLWIDLPAYSFSQGFETEKSEALLERIIKASSNEGDLVADFFCVRKETRVLTPQNPPVDGGMAAPSTMSEMPTPSPVSEVSTSSPMSSALTPSPMSGRGGVGKGLSSIPIEDLKPGDWVIAHDGQPHRVLRTIRKWHKGIMVGIKHNLSPQILWVTADHRVLCQKRTLSYGAQRTWKHIPDGHFSRARALRKDMTAAERMLWLALRGEQLGVKFRRQHPIGPYVTDFYSWEAGLVVEVDGDSHFTPEGQEADATRTAYLEALGLNVVRVTNDDVFHRRESVLEHIFEATQEAMPSEDHYSQWRRAATLKVGDTVFFGPHLQPVEITAIEHAETEEEVFDLEVEGAHSFLTEVCAIHNCGSGTTLAVAEKLGRRWIGADLSRFAIQVTRKRLLDIPDCKPFEILNLGKYERQYWQAHVNGQGVKQDEVLTRYLDFIVQLYRGERVTGFAHLHGRKAGRMVHVGAVDAPVTLSEINDALDECAANRFRGLDVLGWEWEMGLHDLVTVEARKRGVDLRLLTIPREVMDPRAVQAGDIQFYELAYLDVALERRGSEVQVVLKNFIIPNEDLVPAEVREKIKRWSDYVDFWAVDWDYQGDTFHNQWQSYRTRQHPALRLESDWHTYDRPGKYQVMVKVIDIFGNDTTKLLQVDVR comes from the coding sequence ATGACCAATACCAAGGGAGTCGAAAATGAGGTGATGCGAACCGGGCTCTACTGGCCGGGCAAGCGCACGGAGGTGGAGCGCATTGCCCTGCCGTTCCAGGTGGTAGAGACGGTCAATGTCTCCCGCGCCACGCGGGAAGAGGCGCCGCTTTTCGCGGCTATCCAGGGCGACGAAGCCGAGGGCTGGCGCAACAAACTCATCTGGGGCGACAACAAGTACATCATGGCCTCGCTGCTTGACCAGGGCTTTACCGGCAAGATCAACCTCATCTACATTGACCCGCCCTTTGCCACCGGCGCGGATTTCAGCGTCAATATCAGGGTAGGGGATGAAGAGTGGACCAAAGAGGCGTCCGTGATAGAGGAGAAAGCCTACCGAGACACCTGGGGCAAGGGGCTGGATTCGTACCTGCAAATGATGTATGACCGGCTGGTGCTGATGCGGGAGTTGTTGGCAGAGGATGGGAGTATTTGGGTGCATCTTGGATGGCATGTTGGGCATTACGTGAAAGCTATTTTAGATGAGATATTCGGATATCATAATTTTCGTAACGAGATTGTTGTCAAGCGTATTAGGAAAAACGTTCGAGAACGAGAGCGAGTCAAGAGCCTGAATTACGGCCATGATGTCTTATATTTCTACTCGAAAACCGAGGCACATTCCCTTCTTCCTCCCATGGTCGGGGCTAAGCGACCTGAGCGGTGGCATTCATTTGAGGCTGCTGGCGTTAGGACTGGAATGGATTATGAGCTATTTGGGTTTAAACCGAATCCAGGCAACCACTGGCGTTGGACCAAAGAACGCGCAGAACAAGCCATCCGTGAAGGATGCCTTCGGCCGAACCCCCGCACAGGAAAACCGGAATACCTAGTTGAAGCCAGTGAAGAGGAACTGGTTGATACACTTTGGATTGATCTACCTGCCTACTCCTTTTCTCAAGGATTTGAAACGGAAAAGAGCGAAGCCCTTTTGGAGCGCATCATCAAAGCCTCCTCCAATGAAGGCGACCTTGTAGCCGACTTCTTCTGCGTGCGGAAGGAGACGCGGGTGTTGACCCCCCAAAATCCCCCCGTTGACGGGGGGATGGCTGCACCCTCCACGATGTCGGAGATGCCTACTCCCTCCCCAGTTTCGGAGGTTTCTACATCCTCCCCGATGTCGTCGGCTTTAACCCCCTCCCCGATGTCGGGGAGGGGTGGGGTGGGGAAGGGGCTCTCCTCCATTCCCATCGAAGACCTCAAACCAGGTGACTGGGTCATCGCCCATGACGGCCAGCCTCACCGTGTGCTGCGCACCATCCGCAAATGGCACAAGGGCATAATGGTCGGCATCAAGCACAACCTGAGCCCCCAAATCCTATGGGTGACCGCTGACCATCGGGTGCTGTGCCAAAAACGCACTCTATCCTATGGCGCCCAACGTACTTGGAAACACATCCCAGATGGACATTTTTCTCGCGCACGTGCCTTGCGCAAGGATATGACCGCCGCGGAACGCATGCTGTGGCTGGCTCTGCGAGGCGAGCAACTCGGTGTCAAGTTTCGCCGTCAGCATCCCATTGGCCCCTACGTGACGGACTTTTATTCCTGGGAAGCCGGCCTTGTCGTGGAGGTGGATGGCGATTCCCACTTCACCCCGGAAGGCCAGGAAGCTGACGCCACGCGCACGGCATACCTCGAAGCCCTTGGCTTAAACGTTGTGCGCGTGACCAACGACGATGTCTTCCACCGCCGCGAGTCTGTTTTAGAGCACATCTTTGAAGCCACCCAGGAAGCGATGCCATCGGAGGATCATTACAGTCAATGGCGTCGTGCAGCTACGCTGAAGGTAGGGGATACTGTCTTCTTTGGCCCCCATTTACAGCCTGTGGAAATTACGGCCATTGAGCATGCAGAAACAGAGGAAGAAGTCTTCGATCTGGAAGTCGAAGGAGCCCATTCTTTCCTGACCGAAGTCTGTGCCATCCACAACTGCGGCTCCGGCACTACTCTCGCCGTTGCTGAAAAACTGGGCCGCCGCTGGATCGGGGCGGACCTTTCGAGATTCGCCATTCAGGTCACACGCAAGCGCCTTTTGGACATCCCCGACTGCAAGCCATTTGAAATCCTGAACCTGGGCAAGTATGAGCGCCAATACTGGCAGGCGCACGTCAACGGCCAAGGCGTCAAACAAGACGAGGTCTTGACCCGCTACCTGGACTTCATCGTGCAGTTGTACCGCGGCGAGCGCGTTACAGGTTTTGCACACCTTCACGGACGCAAGGCAGGGCGGATGGTGCACGTGGGGGCGGTGGACGCGCCTGTCACGCTTTCAGAGATCAATGACGCCCTGGACGAGTGCGCAGCCAACAGGTTCCGGGGTCTGGACGTGTTGGGGTGGGAATGGGAGATGGGGTTGCATGACCTGGTAACAGTAGAAGCGCGAAAGCGGGGTGTGGACCTGCGCCTCCTCACCATACCCAGGGAGGTCATGGATCCGAGAGCGGTGCAGGCGGGAGACATCCAGTTCTACGAGTTGGCCTATCTCGATGTCGCCCTGGAGCGCAGGGGCTCCGAGGTTCAAGTGGTGCTCAAGAATTTCATCATCCCCAACGAGGATCTGGTGCCCGCTGAGGTGCGGGAGAAGATCAAGCGCTGGTCAGACTATGTGGATTTCTGGGCGGTGGATTGGGACTACCAAGGCGACACCTTCCATAACCAATGGCAATCTTATCGGACGCGCCAACACCCCGCCCTGCGCCTGGAGAGCGACTGGCATACCTACGACAGGCCAGGCAAATACCAGGTGATGGTGAAGGTCATTGACATCTTTGGCAACGACACCACGAAATTGTTGCAGGTGGATGTGAGATGA
- a CDS encoding class I SAM-dependent methyltransferase, which translates to MNNAIHAMYDDLSTDYDRFVNWTVRLAMEMPFIEQELRRVEAHRVLDVACGTGMHGIALSQRGYDVVGADVSPRMIAQAQANAAAADVAARFVVAGFGELRTKVGSGFDALLCLGNSLPHLLTAGALETTLVDFASCLRFGGLLLIQNRNFDRVLARRERWQEPQAHREGEQEWLFLRFYDFEPDGTLTFNLVTLRRKGAGKWEQRLAATRLWPQRRDELVAALQSTGFSKITCWGDMQGHPFDPESSSNLVIEGRRE; encoded by the coding sequence ATGAACAACGCTATACATGCCATGTACGATGACCTCAGCACTGATTACGACCGCTTCGTGAACTGGACGGTGCGGCTGGCAATGGAGATGCCCTTCATCGAGCAGGAACTGCGCCGGGTGGAGGCACACCGCGTACTGGATGTCGCGTGCGGCACCGGGATGCACGGCATTGCGCTGTCCCAGCGAGGCTATGACGTGGTGGGGGCTGACGTTAGCCCCAGGATGATCGCGCAAGCCCAGGCGAACGCTGCCGCTGCAGACGTGGCAGCGCGCTTTGTCGTTGCCGGTTTTGGTGAGTTACGCACGAAGGTTGGCAGCGGGTTCGATGCCCTCCTCTGCCTGGGCAACTCCCTTCCGCACCTTTTGACTGCTGGTGCACTGGAGACGACGCTTGTTGACTTTGCCTCCTGTCTGCGTTTCGGAGGATTGCTCCTCATCCAGAATCGCAATTTCGACCGCGTGCTGGCACGACGCGAACGGTGGCAGGAGCCGCAAGCGCATCGCGAAGGAGAGCAGGAGTGGCTCTTCCTGCGCTTTTACGATTTCGAGCCCGATGGCACGCTCACGTTCAACCTGGTGACGCTACGCCGAAAAGGGGCGGGGAAATGGGAACAGCGGCTCGCTGCCACGCGGCTCTGGCCGCAGCGGCGGGACGAACTGGTCGCTGCCCTGCAGAGCACTGGCTTTTCTAAGATCACTTGCTGGGGAGACATGCAAGGTCACCCCTTTGACCCAGAAAGCAGCAGCAATCTGGTCATTGAAGGGCGACGGGAATAG
- a CDS encoding fused MFS/spermidine synthase, giving the protein MQRRISIAIFVMGFSGLVAEVLLLRELLIVFSGNELGIGIILGNWLVLEAFGCIFPGRMVEKCKNRLEIFAVISILFSFSLLIAVFLTRILRNMLGISVGESVGLLPLFYSSFLILLPVSMLHGALFTFSCRIYSIFSGQDAPSAGRVYVYETVGTIVGGFACTYLLVPHFHAFQAAIGLAMLNLVVCLALLAPYWKTGLLPKTMLVTLSMLVILSGYALFTSHADKLHQRSIQAQWKNLRVVHYQNSQYGNICVVENQGQYIYFSDGLPTLLTPIPDMPSVEEFVHLPLLAHPAPAKVLIVSGGAGGVINEALKHPSIEAIEYAELDPLLLSLLRKFPTPLTESELNDERVKIHYVDGRLLLRTMPHTYDLIFIGITEPSSLQVNRLFTKEFFSLVQKRLNKGGILVLGAPGSLTFLNEELKNLNSCIFHTLSSVFVHVRVIPGDGRNVFLASDSPQIFAMDKTLMVRRLTERGISAHVMVPWYIENKLHPGWQDWFMQFLEGSSRKINYDFQPLGLFYSISYWNALFAPAFGWLFKQFDRINLEMIFLLFVLFLLTHRFLRTRNTRFLPTGIPFAIVTTGFAGMVFDLIVIFTFQSIYGYVFSWIGLLTASFMAGAACGASLLTAGLARVQNDLKLFLGIELAIIGFSLGLPLAFSAANALTGNQFALTFLCIIMYLILSFISGFLIGSQFPLANKLYLRNNADLSRTAGLLYASDLLGGWLGGMAGAVVLLPVLGVTGTCITVGLLKLASYIVISARPPINV; this is encoded by the coding sequence ATGCAGAGACGTATTTCTATCGCTATATTCGTGATGGGGTTTAGCGGATTGGTTGCCGAGGTGCTCCTTTTGAGGGAGCTCCTGATCGTTTTCTCGGGCAACGAACTGGGCATCGGCATTATCCTCGGCAACTGGCTTGTTCTCGAGGCTTTTGGATGCATCTTTCCCGGCAGGATGGTCGAGAAATGCAAAAACAGGCTCGAGATATTTGCCGTGATTAGCATCCTCTTTTCCTTCTCTTTGCTCATAGCCGTCTTCCTGACACGCATCCTAAGAAATATGCTTGGCATTTCCGTTGGCGAGAGCGTCGGATTGTTGCCACTCTTCTATTCCTCGTTTCTCATCCTTTTGCCGGTGAGCATGCTTCACGGCGCATTGTTTACCTTCAGTTGCCGGATCTATTCCATCTTCTCAGGGCAGGATGCACCCTCTGCCGGCAGGGTTTATGTCTACGAGACCGTGGGCACCATCGTCGGCGGGTTCGCATGCACCTATCTCCTCGTCCCGCATTTTCACGCTTTTCAGGCCGCCATTGGGCTCGCCATGCTGAACTTGGTCGTATGCCTTGCTTTGCTTGCTCCCTACTGGAAAACCGGACTGCTCCCAAAAACGATGCTGGTCACCTTGAGCATGCTTGTCATCTTGTCCGGATATGCGTTGTTCACCAGCCACGCGGACAAACTTCATCAGCGTTCCATTCAAGCGCAATGGAAGAACCTCCGTGTCGTGCATTACCAGAACTCCCAATACGGCAATATCTGTGTGGTCGAAAACCAGGGGCAGTATATTTACTTCTCGGATGGGCTGCCCACTCTCCTAACGCCTATTCCAGATATGCCATCCGTTGAAGAATTTGTCCACCTGCCGCTCCTCGCCCATCCCGCACCGGCCAAAGTGCTGATCGTGAGCGGTGGGGCGGGCGGAGTAATCAACGAGGCGTTGAAACACCCCTCAATCGAAGCGATCGAATACGCGGAACTTGACCCGCTGCTTCTCTCCCTACTAAGAAAATTCCCCACACCGCTGACGGAATCCGAACTGAACGATGAAAGGGTGAAGATACACTACGTGGACGGGCGTCTGTTGCTTAGGACAATGCCGCATACATACGATCTAATCTTCATAGGGATTACGGAGCCTTCGAGTTTACAGGTAAACCGGCTCTTTACCAAAGAGTTCTTTTCCCTTGTGCAAAAGCGGCTGAATAAAGGGGGCATCCTCGTCCTCGGGGCACCCGGTTCTTTGACTTTCTTGAACGAGGAACTGAAAAACCTGAATAGCTGCATTTTCCATACGCTGAGCAGCGTCTTTGTTCACGTACGGGTGATTCCGGGCGATGGCAGGAACGTCTTCCTGGCATCTGATTCCCCGCAGATTTTCGCTATGGACAAGACGCTCATGGTCAGAAGGTTGACCGAGCGGGGCATCTCTGCACATGTGATGGTGCCCTGGTATATCGAGAACAAATTGCATCCCGGTTGGCAAGACTGGTTCATGCAATTTCTCGAAGGGAGCAGTCGGAAGATCAATTACGATTTCCAGCCTCTGGGGCTATTCTACAGCATCTCCTATTGGAACGCCCTATTTGCGCCTGCATTTGGTTGGCTTTTCAAACAATTCGATCGGATCAACTTGGAGATGATTTTCCTTCTGTTTGTTCTTTTTCTGCTCACCCACCGCTTTCTGCGCACGAGGAACACCAGATTCCTGCCGACAGGCATCCCTTTCGCCATTGTCACAACCGGTTTTGCCGGAATGGTATTTGACCTTATCGTGATATTCACGTTTCAATCCATCTATGGATATGTGTTTTCATGGATCGGGCTTCTTACGGCATCCTTCATGGCAGGGGCGGCTTGCGGAGCCTCGCTCCTAACAGCGGGGCTGGCACGAGTACAGAATGATCTCAAACTCTTCTTGGGAATTGAACTGGCCATCATCGGTTTTTCACTGGGATTACCCCTTGCTTTTTCTGCTGCCAATGCACTCACGGGAAATCAGTTCGCATTGACTTTTCTCTGTATAATAATGTATTTGATCCTCTCATTCATCTCTGGATTCCTTATTGGTTCCCAGTTTCCTCTGGCGAACAAGCTGTACCTGAGGAACAACGCAGATTTGAGCAGGACCGCCGGGTTGCTCTATGCTTCTGACCTGCTGGGCGGATGGTTGGGAGGAATGGCGGGGGCTGTTGTGCTTCTGCCTGTTCTTGGTGTTACGGGGACCTGTATCACGGTGGGGTTGCTCAAACTGGCAAGTTACATTGTCATCAGCGCACGACCCCCCATCAATGTCTGA